In Candidatus Binataceae bacterium, one genomic interval encodes:
- a CDS encoding fumarylacetoacetate hydrolase family protein yields the protein MKLVRYSTNSGARIGAVKGDRIVDLSGPVPALDDNMIELIMRWPDLRGPLQQVVQDSAPGIALAEARLLAPVARPGKVMAIGLNYADHIRETGQKLPTHQIWFTKAVTSINGPFDPIELPIASAQVDYEAELVVVIGKRCKQVPKEHAAEVVFGYCAGNDVSVRDWQLQTTQWVLGKSFDTHAPIGPWIVTADELGDPHTMGIRCLVNGELRQNSNTGNLVFNVYDQIAHLSRAMTLEPGDVVFTGTPGGVGLAMSPPRWLKAGDKVRVEIDRIGAIEALMRPEGAAL from the coding sequence ATGAAACTGGTTAGGTATTCAACCAACAGCGGCGCCAGAATCGGCGCGGTCAAGGGCGACCGCATCGTCGACCTGTCCGGACCAGTCCCGGCGCTGGACGACAACATGATCGAGCTGATCATGCGATGGCCCGATCTTCGCGGACCGCTGCAGCAGGTAGTCCAAGATTCCGCACCTGGAATCGCTCTTGCGGAGGCCCGGCTGCTCGCTCCCGTCGCGCGGCCGGGCAAGGTGATGGCGATCGGGCTCAACTACGCCGATCACATACGCGAAACCGGTCAGAAGTTGCCGACGCATCAGATCTGGTTCACCAAAGCGGTCACCTCGATCAACGGACCCTTCGATCCGATCGAGTTGCCGATCGCATCAGCGCAGGTCGACTACGAAGCGGAACTGGTTGTGGTCATCGGCAAGCGCTGCAAGCAGGTACCGAAGGAGCATGCCGCCGAGGTGGTATTTGGCTATTGCGCCGGCAACGACGTGTCCGTTCGCGACTGGCAGTTGCAGACGACGCAGTGGGTGCTGGGGAAGTCCTTCGACACCCATGCTCCGATTGGGCCATGGATCGTCACCGCGGACGAACTGGGCGATCCGCATACGATGGGCATTCGATGCCTGGTGAACGGAGAGCTCAGGCAGAATTCCAATACCGGGAACCTGGTCTTCAACGTTTACGATCAGATTGCCCATCTGAGCCGCGCGATGACGTTGGAGCCTGGCGATGTAGTCTTCACCGGCACGCCGGGCGGTGTCGGGCTGGCGATGAGTCCGCCGCGATGGCTCAAGGCAGGCGACAAGGTGCGTGTCGAAATCGATCGCATCGGCGCGATCGAAGCCCTCATGCGGCCCGAGGGAGCCGCGCTTTAG
- a CDS encoding glycoside hydrolase family 15 protein → MSLKIEDYALIGNTRTAALVGNTGSIDWLCMPRFDSGACFAALLGTPANGRWLIGPSNRIRTSHRRYRGPTLVLENEFVTDSGAAVLIDFMPLAHQRQPVTVVRIVRGVRGSVPMRMDLAVRFDYGHIAPWITHRGYGLRAIAGPDALELVTSVPMRDEASRTIAEFTVTEGESVPFTLIWYPSHEQEPPVGDPMQTLADTEAWWQEWSSRCTITGRWRDLALRSLITLKALTYGPTGGIVAAPTTSLPEWIGGPRNWDYRFCWLRDATLTLYALLLAGYTEEAFAWREWAMRTVAGDPDDLQILYGLAGERRLPEGELPWLPGYEGSKPVRIGNAAHEQFQLDVSGEVMGAFYLGHRTGAGASLETWNLLTALMAHLEKVWNKPDEGIWEVRGGRRHFTHSKVMAWVAFDRAAKLVDEGYYSGPAERWRTLRDRIHRDVCEKGFDRRRNAFVQYYGADALDAALLMIPLVGFLPSTDPRVIGTVDAIGRELVSGGLVMRYRSESNVDGLPPGEGLFLPCSFLLVDNLVMAGRLDEAEELFERLTLLSNDVGLFSEEYDPVSSRMLGNFPQALTHVSLVNSVHNLTLVEGPAPSPFERLRNL, encoded by the coding sequence ATGAGCCTGAAAATCGAAGATTATGCACTGATTGGAAATACCCGCACTGCCGCGCTGGTAGGAAACACTGGTTCAATCGACTGGCTGTGCATGCCTCGATTCGATTCCGGCGCCTGCTTCGCTGCGCTTCTTGGAACTCCTGCGAACGGACGGTGGCTTATCGGCCCTAGCAACCGGATCCGGACTAGCCATCGTCGGTATCGGGGTCCGACACTTGTTCTGGAAAACGAATTCGTTACCGACAGCGGAGCCGCGGTGCTCATCGATTTCATGCCGCTCGCACATCAACGTCAACCGGTCACTGTCGTGCGAATCGTTCGTGGTGTCAGAGGTTCAGTGCCGATGCGAATGGATCTAGCCGTTCGCTTCGATTATGGGCACATCGCGCCCTGGATAACGCACCGGGGTTACGGACTTCGCGCCATCGCTGGTCCCGACGCGCTCGAGCTCGTAACATCGGTCCCAATGCGCGACGAGGCCTCACGGACAATCGCGGAATTCACCGTCACCGAGGGGGAGAGCGTTCCCTTTACACTGATCTGGTACCCATCTCACGAACAAGAACCTCCCGTCGGAGATCCAATGCAGACGCTCGCTGACACCGAAGCGTGGTGGCAAGAGTGGTCATCGCGCTGCACGATCACAGGACGATGGCGCGACCTGGCGCTACGCTCGCTGATCACACTCAAGGCACTCACATATGGTCCCACTGGGGGTATCGTCGCCGCTCCGACAACTTCGTTGCCGGAATGGATCGGCGGACCGCGCAACTGGGACTACCGCTTTTGCTGGTTGCGCGACGCCACCCTCACTCTGTACGCATTATTGCTGGCGGGCTACACGGAGGAAGCGTTTGCTTGGCGCGAATGGGCTATGCGCACTGTCGCCGGAGACCCCGACGACTTGCAGATTCTGTATGGCCTCGCCGGCGAGCGTCGGCTTCCTGAGGGAGAGCTTCCGTGGCTGCCGGGGTATGAAGGAAGCAAGCCCGTGCGCATTGGAAATGCCGCTCATGAACAATTTCAACTTGACGTCTCTGGCGAAGTAATGGGTGCGTTTTACCTCGGCCACCGCACGGGGGCCGGCGCCTCGCTCGAAACATGGAATCTGCTGACGGCTCTGATGGCTCACCTGGAGAAGGTTTGGAATAAGCCCGACGAGGGAATATGGGAAGTCCGCGGAGGACGGAGACATTTCACGCATTCCAAGGTCATGGCCTGGGTCGCATTCGATCGAGCGGCGAAATTGGTCGATGAGGGCTACTACTCTGGGCCGGCGGAACGTTGGCGCACTCTACGCGACCGGATCCATCGCGACGTCTGCGAGAAGGGTTTCGATCGGCGGCGGAACGCGTTTGTCCAGTACTACGGGGCTGACGCCCTCGATGCGGCATTGCTGATGATTCCTCTCGTCGGCTTTTTGCCGTCCACCGATCCGCGAGTGATAGGGACCGTCGACGCTATCGGGCGGGAATTGGTTTCCGGCGGGTTGGTGATGCGCTACCGCAGCGAGTCAAATGTGGATGGATTGCCGCCGGGGGAAGGATTGTTCCTGCCCTGTTCGTTTTTACTGGTAGACAATCTAGTTATGGCAGGACGTCTTGACGAAGCAGAAGAACTATTTGAGCGACTCACCTTGCTTTCCAATGACGTCGGACTGTTCTCAGAGGAGTACGATCCTGTATCTAGCCGGATGCTCGGCAATTTTCCGCAAGCACTGACCCACGTTTCACTGGTGAACTCGGTTCACAATCTAACCCTGGTCGAAGGCCCTGCCCCATCACCGTTCGAGCGCTTGAGAAACCTCTAA